A part of Mustela erminea isolate mMusErm1 chromosome 9, mMusErm1.Pri, whole genome shotgun sequence genomic DNA contains:
- the POLA2 gene encoding DNA polymerase alpha subunit B isoform X1 yields MSVCAQRLVEELQIFDVECEAALTEKLVELCLLYGQNEEGMVAELIAFCTRTGKVGLTPEILNSFEHECLSKKSSRAPRDGGHAGARDIVSIQELIEVEKEEESLLDSYTTPSKGSQKRAITTPETPLTKRTVSTRSPHQLLSPSSFSPSATPSQKYSSRNNRGEVVTSFGSAQGVSWSGRGGASNLSLKVLGGPESLTRSYKSMFQKLPDIRDVLTCKIEELGSELKEHYKIEAFAPVLVPAQEPITLLGQIGCDTNGKLNSKSVILEGDREHSSGAQIPVDLSELKEYSLFPGQVVIMEGINTTGRKFIATKLYEGLPLPFYQPTEEDGDFEQNMVLVACGPYTTSDSITYDPLLDLIAVINRDLPDVCILLGPFLDAKHEQVESCLLTSPFEDIFKQCLRTIIEGTRSSGSRLVFVPSVRDVHREPVYPQPPFSYSDLLRDDRKRVQFVSEPCSLAVNGVILGLTSTDLLFHMGAEEISSTSGPSDRLSRILKHILTQRSYYPLYPPQEDMAIDYENFYTYAQLPVTPDVFIIPSELKYFVKDVLGCICVNPGRLTKGQVGGTFGRLFLRRQRAAGGEGRQSPCVAAQVVRI; encoded by the exons ATGAGCGTGTGCGCCCAGCGCCTGGTGGAAGAGCTGCAGATCTTCGACGTAGAATGCGAGGCGGCTCTGACCGAGAAAT TGGTGGAGCTGTGCCTCCTGTACGGACAGAACGAGGAGGGCATGGTAGCCGAGCTGATAGCCTTCTGCACCAGAACGGGGAAAGTTGGCCTCACCCCAGAGATCCTGAACTCTTTTGAGCATGAG TGTCTGAGCAAAAAATCGTCCAGAGCGCCCAGGGATGGTGGGCACGCTGGAGCCAGAGACATTGTTTCCATCCAAGAGCT AATCgaagtggagaaagaagaagagagccTCTTGGACTCCTACACCACGCCCTCTAAG GGTTCTCAGAAGCGAGCTATCACCACCCCAGAAACCCCCCTAACAAAAAGGACTGTGTCTACTCGGAGCCCCCATCAACTCCTTTCGCCGTCGAGTTTCTCTCCAAG TGCTACTCCCTCTCAGAAATACAGCTCGAGAAATAACCGAGGAGAAGTGGTTACCTCCTTTGGTTCAGCACAGGGAGTGTCTTGGTCTGGAAGAGGAGGGGCCAGTAACCTCAGCCTGAAGGTCTTGGGGGGTCCAGAGTCACTCACCAGGAGCTACAAATCAAtgttccagaagcttccagataTTCGAGACG TTCTGACCTGTAAGATAGAGGAACTTGGCAGTGAACTCAAGGAACATTACAAGATTGAGGCTTTTGCTCCTGTTCTGGTCCCAGCTCAA GAGCCCATTACTCTGCTGGGCCAGATCGGCTGTGACACCAATGGGAAGCTGAACAGCAAGTCCGTGATTCTCGAGGGGGACCGGGAGCATTCCTCGGGGGCTCAGATTCCAGTGGATTTATCTGAGCTCAAAGAATATTCTCTGTTTCCTGGACAG GTTGTAATTATGGAAGGAATCAACACGACTGGTAGAAAATTTATTGCCACCAAACTCTATGAG GGTCTGCCACTTCCATTTTATCAGCCCACCGAAGAGGATGGAG ATTTTGAGCAAAACATGGTCCTGGTGGCCTGTGGCCCATACACCACATCCGACAGCATCACGTACGACCCCCTGCTCGATCTGATCGCCGTCATCAACCGCGATCTGCCGGATGTCTGCATCCTG CTTGGACCTTTCCTGGACGCAAAGCACGAACAGGTTGAG AGCTGCCTGCTCACAAGTCCGTTTGAAGATATTTTCAAGCAGTGTCTGCGGACAATTATCGAAGGGACGCGCAG CTCTGGCTCCCGCCTCGTCTTTGTCCCGTCTGTGAGGGACGTGCACCGCGAGCCTGTGTACCCGCAGCCGCCCTTCAGCTACTCCGATCTGCTTCGAGACGACAGAAAG CGAGTGCAGTTCGTGTCTGAGCCCTGCAGCCTCGCCGTCAACGGCGTGATTCTTGGCCTGACGTCCACGGATCTGCTGTTCCACATGGGAGCCGAGGAGATCAGTAG TACTTCCGGACCTTCGGACAGACTCAGCCGAATCCTCAAGCACATCCTGACCCAGAGGAG CTACTACCCGCTCTACCCTCCCCAGGAAGACATGGCCATTGACTATGAGAATTTCTACACCTACGCACAGCTGCCCGTCACCCCGGATGTCTTCATTATCCCATCAGAGCTGAAATACTTTGTGAAG
- the POLA2 gene encoding DNA polymerase alpha subunit B isoform X2 has translation MSVCAQRLVEELQIFDVECEAALTEKLVELCLLYGQNEEGMVAELIAFCTRTGKVGLTPEILNSFEHECLSKKSSRAPRDGGHAGARDIVSIQELIEVEKEEESLLDSYTTPSKGSQKRAITTPETPLTKRTVSTRSPHQLLSPSSFSPSATPSQKYSSRNNRGEVVTSFGSAQGVSWSGRGGASNLSLKVLGGPESLTRSYKSMFQKLPDIRDVLTCKIEELGSELKEHYKIEAFAPVLVPAQVVIMEGINTTGRKFIATKLYEGLPLPFYQPTEEDGDFEQNMVLVACGPYTTSDSITYDPLLDLIAVINRDLPDVCILLGPFLDAKHEQVESCLLTSPFEDIFKQCLRTIIEGTRSSGSRLVFVPSVRDVHREPVYPQPPFSYSDLLRDDRKRVQFVSEPCSLAVNGVILGLTSTDLLFHMGAEEISSTSGPSDRLSRILKHILTQRSYYPLYPPQEDMAIDYENFYTYAQLPVTPDVFIIPSELKYFVKDVLGCICVNPGRLTKGQVGGTFGRLFLRRQRAAGGEGRQSPCVAAQVVRI, from the exons ATGAGCGTGTGCGCCCAGCGCCTGGTGGAAGAGCTGCAGATCTTCGACGTAGAATGCGAGGCGGCTCTGACCGAGAAAT TGGTGGAGCTGTGCCTCCTGTACGGACAGAACGAGGAGGGCATGGTAGCCGAGCTGATAGCCTTCTGCACCAGAACGGGGAAAGTTGGCCTCACCCCAGAGATCCTGAACTCTTTTGAGCATGAG TGTCTGAGCAAAAAATCGTCCAGAGCGCCCAGGGATGGTGGGCACGCTGGAGCCAGAGACATTGTTTCCATCCAAGAGCT AATCgaagtggagaaagaagaagagagccTCTTGGACTCCTACACCACGCCCTCTAAG GGTTCTCAGAAGCGAGCTATCACCACCCCAGAAACCCCCCTAACAAAAAGGACTGTGTCTACTCGGAGCCCCCATCAACTCCTTTCGCCGTCGAGTTTCTCTCCAAG TGCTACTCCCTCTCAGAAATACAGCTCGAGAAATAACCGAGGAGAAGTGGTTACCTCCTTTGGTTCAGCACAGGGAGTGTCTTGGTCTGGAAGAGGAGGGGCCAGTAACCTCAGCCTGAAGGTCTTGGGGGGTCCAGAGTCACTCACCAGGAGCTACAAATCAAtgttccagaagcttccagataTTCGAGACG TTCTGACCTGTAAGATAGAGGAACTTGGCAGTGAACTCAAGGAACATTACAAGATTGAGGCTTTTGCTCCTGTTCTGGTCCCAGCTCAA GTTGTAATTATGGAAGGAATCAACACGACTGGTAGAAAATTTATTGCCACCAAACTCTATGAG GGTCTGCCACTTCCATTTTATCAGCCCACCGAAGAGGATGGAG ATTTTGAGCAAAACATGGTCCTGGTGGCCTGTGGCCCATACACCACATCCGACAGCATCACGTACGACCCCCTGCTCGATCTGATCGCCGTCATCAACCGCGATCTGCCGGATGTCTGCATCCTG CTTGGACCTTTCCTGGACGCAAAGCACGAACAGGTTGAG AGCTGCCTGCTCACAAGTCCGTTTGAAGATATTTTCAAGCAGTGTCTGCGGACAATTATCGAAGGGACGCGCAG CTCTGGCTCCCGCCTCGTCTTTGTCCCGTCTGTGAGGGACGTGCACCGCGAGCCTGTGTACCCGCAGCCGCCCTTCAGCTACTCCGATCTGCTTCGAGACGACAGAAAG CGAGTGCAGTTCGTGTCTGAGCCCTGCAGCCTCGCCGTCAACGGCGTGATTCTTGGCCTGACGTCCACGGATCTGCTGTTCCACATGGGAGCCGAGGAGATCAGTAG TACTTCCGGACCTTCGGACAGACTCAGCCGAATCCTCAAGCACATCCTGACCCAGAGGAG CTACTACCCGCTCTACCCTCCCCAGGAAGACATGGCCATTGACTATGAGAATTTCTACACCTACGCACAGCTGCCCGTCACCCCGGATGTCTTCATTATCCCATCAGAGCTGAAATACTTTGTGAAG